The following proteins are co-located in the Trichomycterus rosablanca isolate fTriRos1 chromosome 14, fTriRos1.hap1, whole genome shotgun sequence genome:
- the LOC134327052 gene encoding E3 ubiquitin/ISG15 ligase TRIM25-like — protein MAESKKSVTEDEFSCSVCLETLKDPVTTHCGHSFCMVCINNCWDQENDKGTYSCPQCRQTFTPRPVVRKNIILAKVVEDPKKRESQDPLPSGPEDVECDYCTERKSKAVKSCLVCLASFCETHLQPHYRIPAYKKHKLVEASRRLQDQICSQHNKLLEVYCRTDQQCICTLCMLDNHKGHDTISAAAERTEKQKQLLEIQRKFQEKIQNREKELCELINAVELLTCSAQTAVENIERICTELINSINKRCSELKDLIRDRETAEVSQAEKVLKVQLEQQIVELERKDAELEQLSHTEDPVHFLQEGQKKVTILRVCT, from the exons ATGGCCGAGTCAAAAAAATCAGTAACTGAGGAcgagttcagctgttcagtctgtctggaaacactgaaggatccagtaactacacactgtggacacagtttctgtatggtgtgtattaataactgctgggatcaggagaatgataagggaacatacagctgtccacagtgtagacaaaccttcactccaagacctgtTGTGAGGAAAAACATTATTCTGGCAAAAGTTGTAGAGGACCCGAAGAAGAGAGAATCCCAAGATCCACTTCCTTctggacctgaagatgtggagtgtgattactgtacagagagaaaatccaaagctgtaaaatcctgtctggtgtgtttggcctctttctgtgaaactcaccttcagcctcaTTATCGAATTCCTGCTTATAAGAAGCACAAGCTGGTTGAAGCTTCCAGACGACtccaggatcagatctgctctcagcataataaactgctggaggtttactgtcgtactgatcagcagtgtatctgcacGTTGTGTATGCTAGACaatcataaaggacatgatacaatatcagctgcagcagaaagaactgagaaacag aagcagctgctggagatccagagaaaattccaggagaaaatccagaacagagagaaggaactttgtgagctgataaacgctgtgga ATTATTGACT tgttctgcacagacagcagtggaGAACATTGAGAGAatctgtactgaactaatcaactcaattaacaaaagatgctctgagctaaaagatctgatcagagatcgagagacagcagaagtaaGTCAAGCTGAAAAAGTCCTGAAAGTCCAATTGGAGCAGCAGATTGTAGAGCTGGagaggaaagatgctgaactggaacagctttcacacacagaggatcccgTCCATTTTCTCCAG GAGGGTCAGAAGAAAGTTACCATTCTGAGAGTTTGCACATGA